One region of Salvelinus namaycush isolate Seneca chromosome 3, SaNama_1.0, whole genome shotgun sequence genomic DNA includes:
- the LOC120044594 gene encoding transmembrane protein 205-like produces MVTEGEPTDLVKVLHLLVLSFAWGMQLWVSFIAGFALVKQVTLHTFGLVQSKLFPVYFYCLLGSNFVSLAVYAVYHPRELLDWHESLQLALYFLAVIMAGLNAQWFGPSATEVMFKLREVEQEHGLGNQIGIGSQREAYAKLREQDPKYKAYKSTFGHYHGLSNLCNLIGFICTTTNIVYTALNLHTI; encoded by the exons ATGGTCACAGAAGGGGAGCCTACAGATTTGGTGAAAGTGCTGCACCTGCTGGTGCTGTCCTTCGCATGGGGAATGCAGTTGTGGGTCTCCTTTATAGCAG GTTTTGCACTGGTGAAGCAGGTAACACTGCACACCTTTGGGCTGGTGCAAAGCAAGCTGTTCCCTGTCTATTTCTATTGCCTACTGGGCAGCAACTTTGTCAGCCTTGCTGTGTATGCAGTCTACCACCCCAGAGAGCTGCTGGATTGGCACGAAAGCCTGCAG TTGGCCCTGTACTTTTTGGCAGTCATCATGGCAGGTCTAAACGCACAGTGGTTCGGCCCGTCTGCCACAGAGGTCATGTTCAAGCTgcgggaggtggagcaggagcaTGGCCTGGGGAACCAAATAGGGATAGGGAGCCAGAGGGAAGCCTACGCCAAACTCAGGGAGCAGGACCCCAAGTACAAGGCCTACAAGAGCACCTTTGGCCACTATCATGGCCTGTCCAACCTATGCAACCTGATTGGGTTTATCTGCACAACCACCAACATAGTGTACACAGCTCTCAATTTACACACCATTTAG
- the LOC120038258 gene encoding zinc finger protein 653-like isoform X1 has translation MADGYGGEEGPLDAEEAGDQIKSISRRCRGRPRLTDSDRAQRRLESRKKYDVRRVYLGESHKVWSELRRRTSLSDAGLAEYLILLNSTYGERYQQKYGGKTTPEVCTKLKIGKNERVSSLCSMVTWYQDHSQTCPHEPQLRALEPQPGFSTSAIWQCDADHSFVQHLSSPPRGASEPEMETETEEEVDRDTRTLETGGIMTRRRRRETDAHRQLTDAGGDLEVAGAPVTMDQVEQATALSQLPGMEAPSRDTPLMEHLSENQSVWEMEVVMEAGRQQAQESDDEETGYNAVGEDINPEEEAEDLRRDRGDEGVGTSQDGYECVVVTASLTDRLNKADEEDTTQTMGDTVGVDTQTNLHPVPASMQVPGQGELFDSQTLQTVGTTCEIPDQRGTLDGSQLIIITGPSYEALASEGIQLNMGGGDVEEVTCTVIEGVAYNQMCQSVADFRTTEEDSITDIFLSGLSDKELLQPSIESHGLEPTCERELQRGLSRCRRSRRGPVIEADGMLKMFHCPYEGCSQVYVAISSFQNHVNLVHRKGRTKVCPHPGCGKKFYLSNHLHRHMIIHSGVRDFICETCGKSFKRKNHLEVHRRTHTGETPLQCEICGYQCRQRASLNWHMKKHTPEAHYNFTCEHCGKRFEKLDSVKFHKLKSHPDKQAT, from the exons ATGGCGGATGgctatggaggagaggagggtcccCTGGACGCTGAAGAAGCCGGGgatcaaataaaatcaatttcGAGGCGTTGTAGAGGCCGTCCCAGGCTCACGGATTCTGATCGAGCACAAAGACGCCTCGAGTCCCGTAAGAAGTATGATGTTAGGCGAGTTTATCTTGGAGAATCTCACAAGGTTTGGAGTGAGCTTCGCCGGCGAACGAGTTTGAGTGACGCTGGACTTGCCGAGTACCTAATCCTGCTCAACTCCACGTACGGGGAGAGATACCAGCAAAAATACGGAGG GAAGACAACCCCAGAAGTATGTACAAAACTGAAAATAG GGAAAAATGAGAGAGTGTCCAGCCTTTGTAGCATGGTGACCTGGTACCAGGATCACTCCCAGACCTGCCCACATGAACCGCAGCTCAGAGCTCTGGAACCCCAACCTGGATTCTCCACCTCTGCTATCTGGCAGTGTGATGCTGACCATTCATTTGTGCAGCACCTCTCCTCGCCACCAAGAGGGGCTAGTGAGcctgagatggagacagagacggAGGAGGAAGTTGACAGGGACACAAGGACACTGGAAACTGGAGGAATCATGaccaggaggagaaggagagaaacagaTGCCCACAGACAGCTCACTG ATGCAGGAGGGGATTTGGAAGTGGCCGGAGCCCCGGTGACTATGGATCAGGTGGAGCAGGCCACGGCTCTCAGCCAGCTCCCAGGGATGGAGGCCCCATCCAGGGACACTCCACTAATGGAGCATCTCTCTGAGAATCAGTCTGTCTGGGAGATggaggtggtgatggaggcaggcAGACAGCAAGCCCAGGAGTCTGACGATGAGGAGACAGGTTACAATGCTGTAGGGGAGGACATCAACCCAGAGGAGGAGGCGGAGGACCtgagaagagacagaggagatgaAGGAGTGGGTACATCACAAGATGGCTACGAGTGTGTTGTAGTGACTGCATCCTTAACTGACAGACTGAACAAAGCTGATGAGGAGGACACCACACAGACAATGGGTGACACAGTTGGTGTAGACACTCAGACCAACCTCCATCCAGTCCCAGCCTCTATGCAGGTGCCTGGGCAAGGGGAGCTATTTGATTCTCAGACACTACAGACTGTGGGGACCACCTGTGAGATACCAGACCAGCGAGGAACTCTGGACGGTTctcag CTGATCATCATCACTGGCCCCAGCTACGAGGCTTTGGCATCCGAGGGCATCCAGCTCAACATGGGGGGCGGAGACGTGGAGGAGGTCACCTGCACTGTTATAGAGGGTGTGGCTTACAACCAAATGTGCCAGTCAGTGGCAGATTTTAGGACAACAGAGGAAGACTCCATCACAG ATATTTTCCTCTCAGGCCTGAGTGACAAGGAGCTGCTACAGCCCAGTATTGAGTCTCATGGCTTGGAGCCCACCTGTGAGAGGGAGCTACAGAGGGGCCTAAGCAG ATGTAGGAGGAGCAGACGAGGTCCTGTCATCGAGGCAGACGGAATGCTCAAGATGTTCCACTGTCCGTATGAAGGCTGTAGTCAAGTCTATGTAGCCATCAGCAGCTTTCAG AACCATGTGAATCTGGTTCacaggaaggggaggaccaaGGTGTGCCCCCACCCTGGCTGTGGCAAGAAGTTCTATCTGTCAAACCACCTGCATCGCCACATGATCATCCACTCAG GAGTCCGAGACTTCATCTGTGAAACGTGTGGGAAATCGTTCAAAAGGAAGAATCACTTGGAGGTTCACCGGCGCACGCACACAGGAGAGACGCCCCTTCA GTGTGAGATCTGTGGGTACCAGTGTCGCCAGAGAGCATCTCTCAACTGGCACATGAAGAAACACACCCCCGAGGCCCACTACAACTTCACCTGCGAACACTGTGGCAAGAGGTTTGAAAAGCTTGACAGTGTTAAGTTCCACAAGTTAAAAAGCCACCCAGACAAACAGGCAACATAA
- the LOC120038258 gene encoding zinc finger protein 653-like isoform X2, which produces MADGYGGEEGPLDAEEAGDQIKSISRRCRGRPRLTDSDRAQRRLESRKKYDVRRVYLGESHKVWSELRRRTSLSDAGLAEYLILLNSTYGERYQQKYGGKTTPEVCTKLKIGKNERVSSLCSMVTWYQDHSQTCPHEPQLRALEPQPGFSTSAIWQCDADHSFVQHLSSPPRGASEPEMETETEEEVDRDTRTLETGGIMTRRRRRETDAHRQLTDAGGDLEVAGAPVTMDQVEQATALSQLPGMEAPSRDTPLMEHLSENQSVWEMEVVMEAGRQQAQESDDEETGYNAVGEDINPEEEAEDLRRDRGDEGVGTSQDGYECVVVTASLTDRLNKADEEDTTQTMGDTVGVDTQTNLHPVPASMQVPGQGELFDSQTLQTVGTTCEIPDQRGTLDGSQLIIITGPSYEALASEGIQLNMGGGDVEEVTCTVIEGVAYNQMCQSVADFRTTEEDSITGLSDKELLQPSIESHGLEPTCERELQRGLSRCRRSRRGPVIEADGMLKMFHCPYEGCSQVYVAISSFQNHVNLVHRKGRTKVCPHPGCGKKFYLSNHLHRHMIIHSGVRDFICETCGKSFKRKNHLEVHRRTHTGETPLQCEICGYQCRQRASLNWHMKKHTPEAHYNFTCEHCGKRFEKLDSVKFHKLKSHPDKQAT; this is translated from the exons ATGGCGGATGgctatggaggagaggagggtcccCTGGACGCTGAAGAAGCCGGGgatcaaataaaatcaatttcGAGGCGTTGTAGAGGCCGTCCCAGGCTCACGGATTCTGATCGAGCACAAAGACGCCTCGAGTCCCGTAAGAAGTATGATGTTAGGCGAGTTTATCTTGGAGAATCTCACAAGGTTTGGAGTGAGCTTCGCCGGCGAACGAGTTTGAGTGACGCTGGACTTGCCGAGTACCTAATCCTGCTCAACTCCACGTACGGGGAGAGATACCAGCAAAAATACGGAGG GAAGACAACCCCAGAAGTATGTACAAAACTGAAAATAG GGAAAAATGAGAGAGTGTCCAGCCTTTGTAGCATGGTGACCTGGTACCAGGATCACTCCCAGACCTGCCCACATGAACCGCAGCTCAGAGCTCTGGAACCCCAACCTGGATTCTCCACCTCTGCTATCTGGCAGTGTGATGCTGACCATTCATTTGTGCAGCACCTCTCCTCGCCACCAAGAGGGGCTAGTGAGcctgagatggagacagagacggAGGAGGAAGTTGACAGGGACACAAGGACACTGGAAACTGGAGGAATCATGaccaggaggagaaggagagaaacagaTGCCCACAGACAGCTCACTG ATGCAGGAGGGGATTTGGAAGTGGCCGGAGCCCCGGTGACTATGGATCAGGTGGAGCAGGCCACGGCTCTCAGCCAGCTCCCAGGGATGGAGGCCCCATCCAGGGACACTCCACTAATGGAGCATCTCTCTGAGAATCAGTCTGTCTGGGAGATggaggtggtgatggaggcaggcAGACAGCAAGCCCAGGAGTCTGACGATGAGGAGACAGGTTACAATGCTGTAGGGGAGGACATCAACCCAGAGGAGGAGGCGGAGGACCtgagaagagacagaggagatgaAGGAGTGGGTACATCACAAGATGGCTACGAGTGTGTTGTAGTGACTGCATCCTTAACTGACAGACTGAACAAAGCTGATGAGGAGGACACCACACAGACAATGGGTGACACAGTTGGTGTAGACACTCAGACCAACCTCCATCCAGTCCCAGCCTCTATGCAGGTGCCTGGGCAAGGGGAGCTATTTGATTCTCAGACACTACAGACTGTGGGGACCACCTGTGAGATACCAGACCAGCGAGGAACTCTGGACGGTTctcag CTGATCATCATCACTGGCCCCAGCTACGAGGCTTTGGCATCCGAGGGCATCCAGCTCAACATGGGGGGCGGAGACGTGGAGGAGGTCACCTGCACTGTTATAGAGGGTGTGGCTTACAACCAAATGTGCCAGTCAGTGGCAGATTTTAGGACAACAGAGGAAGACTCCATCACAG GCCTGAGTGACAAGGAGCTGCTACAGCCCAGTATTGAGTCTCATGGCTTGGAGCCCACCTGTGAGAGGGAGCTACAGAGGGGCCTAAGCAG ATGTAGGAGGAGCAGACGAGGTCCTGTCATCGAGGCAGACGGAATGCTCAAGATGTTCCACTGTCCGTATGAAGGCTGTAGTCAAGTCTATGTAGCCATCAGCAGCTTTCAG AACCATGTGAATCTGGTTCacaggaaggggaggaccaaGGTGTGCCCCCACCCTGGCTGTGGCAAGAAGTTCTATCTGTCAAACCACCTGCATCGCCACATGATCATCCACTCAG GAGTCCGAGACTTCATCTGTGAAACGTGTGGGAAATCGTTCAAAAGGAAGAATCACTTGGAGGTTCACCGGCGCACGCACACAGGAGAGACGCCCCTTCA GTGTGAGATCTGTGGGTACCAGTGTCGCCAGAGAGCATCTCTCAACTGGCACATGAAGAAACACACCCCCGAGGCCCACTACAACTTCACCTGCGAACACTGTGGCAAGAGGTTTGAAAAGCTTGACAGTGTTAAGTTCCACAAGTTAAAAAGCCACCCAGACAAACAGGCAACATAA
- the LOC120038258 gene encoding zinc finger protein 653-like isoform X3 gives MVTWYQDHSQTCPHEPQLRALEPQPGFSTSAIWQCDADHSFVQHLSSPPRGASEPEMETETEEEVDRDTRTLETGGIMTRRRRRETDAHRQLTDAGGDLEVAGAPVTMDQVEQATALSQLPGMEAPSRDTPLMEHLSENQSVWEMEVVMEAGRQQAQESDDEETGYNAVGEDINPEEEAEDLRRDRGDEGVGTSQDGYECVVVTASLTDRLNKADEEDTTQTMGDTVGVDTQTNLHPVPASMQVPGQGELFDSQTLQTVGTTCEIPDQRGTLDGSQLIIITGPSYEALASEGIQLNMGGGDVEEVTCTVIEGVAYNQMCQSVADFRTTEEDSITDIFLSGLSDKELLQPSIESHGLEPTCERELQRGLSRCRRSRRGPVIEADGMLKMFHCPYEGCSQVYVAISSFQNHVNLVHRKGRTKVCPHPGCGKKFYLSNHLHRHMIIHSGVRDFICETCGKSFKRKNHLEVHRRTHTGETPLQCEICGYQCRQRASLNWHMKKHTPEAHYNFTCEHCGKRFEKLDSVKFHKLKSHPDKQAT, from the exons ATGGTGACCTGGTACCAGGATCACTCCCAGACCTGCCCACATGAACCGCAGCTCAGAGCTCTGGAACCCCAACCTGGATTCTCCACCTCTGCTATCTGGCAGTGTGATGCTGACCATTCATTTGTGCAGCACCTCTCCTCGCCACCAAGAGGGGCTAGTGAGcctgagatggagacagagacggAGGAGGAAGTTGACAGGGACACAAGGACACTGGAAACTGGAGGAATCATGaccaggaggagaaggagagaaacagaTGCCCACAGACAGCTCACTG ATGCAGGAGGGGATTTGGAAGTGGCCGGAGCCCCGGTGACTATGGATCAGGTGGAGCAGGCCACGGCTCTCAGCCAGCTCCCAGGGATGGAGGCCCCATCCAGGGACACTCCACTAATGGAGCATCTCTCTGAGAATCAGTCTGTCTGGGAGATggaggtggtgatggaggcaggcAGACAGCAAGCCCAGGAGTCTGACGATGAGGAGACAGGTTACAATGCTGTAGGGGAGGACATCAACCCAGAGGAGGAGGCGGAGGACCtgagaagagacagaggagatgaAGGAGTGGGTACATCACAAGATGGCTACGAGTGTGTTGTAGTGACTGCATCCTTAACTGACAGACTGAACAAAGCTGATGAGGAGGACACCACACAGACAATGGGTGACACAGTTGGTGTAGACACTCAGACCAACCTCCATCCAGTCCCAGCCTCTATGCAGGTGCCTGGGCAAGGGGAGCTATTTGATTCTCAGACACTACAGACTGTGGGGACCACCTGTGAGATACCAGACCAGCGAGGAACTCTGGACGGTTctcag CTGATCATCATCACTGGCCCCAGCTACGAGGCTTTGGCATCCGAGGGCATCCAGCTCAACATGGGGGGCGGAGACGTGGAGGAGGTCACCTGCACTGTTATAGAGGGTGTGGCTTACAACCAAATGTGCCAGTCAGTGGCAGATTTTAGGACAACAGAGGAAGACTCCATCACAG ATATTTTCCTCTCAGGCCTGAGTGACAAGGAGCTGCTACAGCCCAGTATTGAGTCTCATGGCTTGGAGCCCACCTGTGAGAGGGAGCTACAGAGGGGCCTAAGCAG ATGTAGGAGGAGCAGACGAGGTCCTGTCATCGAGGCAGACGGAATGCTCAAGATGTTCCACTGTCCGTATGAAGGCTGTAGTCAAGTCTATGTAGCCATCAGCAGCTTTCAG AACCATGTGAATCTGGTTCacaggaaggggaggaccaaGGTGTGCCCCCACCCTGGCTGTGGCAAGAAGTTCTATCTGTCAAACCACCTGCATCGCCACATGATCATCCACTCAG GAGTCCGAGACTTCATCTGTGAAACGTGTGGGAAATCGTTCAAAAGGAAGAATCACTTGGAGGTTCACCGGCGCACGCACACAGGAGAGACGCCCCTTCA GTGTGAGATCTGTGGGTACCAGTGTCGCCAGAGAGCATCTCTCAACTGGCACATGAAGAAACACACCCCCGAGGCCCACTACAACTTCACCTGCGAACACTGTGGCAAGAGGTTTGAAAAGCTTGACAGTGTTAAGTTCCACAAGTTAAAAAGCCACCCAGACAAACAGGCAACATAA
- the LOC120038278 gene encoding ATPase SWSAP1-like gives MADILTLVFRIFNQHNGKTKDFKSIAPSKCSTLVVGDSSINRSLLILAAVTAASELGLKVSFFTQVQIQSLPGSLQESLSNLSPDNLKKIKFSYPRSLEDLLQDVASLHESASGSAAPPSLIIVDGLEGYLRGPGVSGGLQLAEQSSAAHISALLYDTAAFVTQTLEERAASLAPCRVIASFQSECEGHAGGDSSDPVLSVLDRYFQVRCTLDQDWNSAPAVAGSQDTWHVYLSGAGITEDSIAKDEEDSSLAREWRLIICPNRSIEFTMV, from the exons ATGGCCGATATTTTGACGCTTGTCTTTAGGATATTTAACCAACACAATGGAAAAACGAAGGATTTCAAAAGCATCGCACCATCAAAATGCAGTACCTTGGTAGTCGGAGACAGTAGCATTAACCGTTCGTTGCTGATACTTGCGGCGGTGACGGCTGCCTCTGAATTGGGGCTCAAAGTCTCATTTTTCACTCAGGTTCAAATTCAGAGCCTTCCAGGATCATTACAAGAATCCCTGTCCAACCTGAGCCCCGACAATTTGAAG AAAATCAAGTTTTCATACCCCAGGTCCTTGGAAGATTTGCTTCAGGACGTGGCCTCTTTGCATGAATCAGCCTCTGGATCTGCTGCCCCCCCGTCGCTGATCATCGTGGACGGACTGGAGGGCTACCTGCGCGGGCCTGGGGTGAGTGGTGGCCTTCAGCTGGCGGAGCAGTCCTCTGCTGCACACATCTCTGCTCTGCTGTATGACACGGCTGCATTTGTCACACAGACCTTGGAAGAGAGAGCCGCTAGTCTGGCCCCCTGTCGGGTCATAGCCTCGTTCCAGTCTGAGTGTGAAGGGCATGCTGGTGGGGACTCCTCAGACCCTGTCCTCTCAGTGTTAGACCGCTACTTTCAGGTTCGGTGTACCTTGGACCAGGACTGGAACTCTGCCCCTGCTGTAGCAGGATCACAGGACACGTGGCATGTTTACCTCTCTGGTGCTGGGATCACAGAAGACTCTATTGCTAAGGATGAGGAGGACTCAAGTCTGGCACGAGAATGGCGACTGATCATTTGCCCCAATCGCTCAATAGAGTTTACAATGGTTTGA
- the LOC120038293 gene encoding erythropoietin receptor-like has protein sequence MTNNNLNKLLAFCVLFCAQKTSIVHALETKVALLLHAEPEIPKCFAEGLSDLTCFWEEDEERAGSADQYSFRYTYQNENSSECAVTALPAAGGKRLYFCRLSQTPCFVPLDIRVFRDDLLIHNRSLFIELVFLLDPPANLTLTSTGTQGQLKASWLPPSLKYMGDSMMYEVSYAMAGSHIGKVEEVQASSELILRGLQSGTKYKVRIRIKLDGISYSGYWSAWTDPVLMETMPGDLDPLIVSLSLIISLVLTLLSLIVLMSHRRFLLKKIWPIIPTPESKFQGLFKVYGGDFQEWLGHSTGGLWLRPAYFYSEEFPAPLEVLSEVSLGPALPSSALPPKASEALGEEEDEDKKLKRVDSALMEGWRETPQEHWPMDQLRAIHQHPAPWTQSSLLESHDAYVTLNAQNHSGEEPLDDILEETLPLQVLFASGRTSSESRSDLGSFQQSSGSGCLSSQSSFEYPNHTWPPKGPGYTYMAVADSGVSMDYSPISSNKIDDIGKGVIYTNEYKNEIPAHRRPIGTPIHFAF, from the exons ATGACAAACAATAACCTGAATAAGCTGTTGGCTTTTTGTGTATTATTTTGCGCTCAGAAAACATCCATTGTGCATGCTTTGGAAACTAAAG TGGCTCTGCTGCTCCACGCTGAGCCAGAGATTCCAAAGTGCTTTGCTGAAGGGTTGTCGGACCTCACCTGCTTctgggaggaggatgaggaaaggGCTGGCTCTGCTGACCAATACTCATTCAGATACACATACCA GAATGAGAACAGTAGTGAGTGTGCCGTAACTGCCCTACCAGCAGCAGGCGGCAAGAGGCTGTATTTTTGCAGGTTGTCCCAGACTCCATGTTTTGTGCCCCTTGACATCCGGGTGTTTCGGGACGACCTGCTGATCCACAACCGCAGTCTCTTCATTGAACTTGTCT tcctGTTAGACCCGCCTGCCAATCTGACATTGACGAGTACAGGGACGCAGGGGCAGCTGAAGGCCAGctggctgcctccctctctcaAGTACATGGGCGACAGCATGATGTACGAGGTCAGCTACGCCATGGCAGGGAGCCACATTGGAAAG GTGGAGGAGGTGCAAGCCAGCTCTGAGCTCATCTTGCGTGGTCTGCAGTCAGGCACTAAGTACAAGGTGCGCATTCGTATCAAACTGGACGGCATCAGCTACAGTGGCTACTGGAGCGCCTGGACTGACCCGGTACTGATGGAAACAATGCCTGGTG ACTTGGACCCTCTCATCGTGTCCCTGAGTCTCATCATCTCTCTCGTCCTCACCCTGCTGTCTCTCATTGTGCTCATGTCTCATCGCAG GTTCCTGTTGAAGAAGATCTGGCCAATCATTCCCACCCCTGAAAGCAAGTTCCAAGGCCTCTTTAAGGTTTATGGTGGTGACTTTCAG GAGTGGTTGGGCCACAGCACTGGAGGCTTATGGTTGAGGCCAGCCTACTTCTACTCCGAGGAATTCCCTGCACCACTAGAGGTGCTCTCCGAGGTTAGCCTTGGTCCCGCCTTACCCAGCTCCGCTTTGCCGCCCAAGGCCTCAGAGGCACttggtgaggaggaggatgaagacaaGAAGCTAAAGAGGGTGGATTCTGCAttgatggaggggtggagagaaacCCCCCAGGAGCACTGGCCGATGGACCAGCTCCGGGCTATTCATCAGCACCCTGCACCCTGGACCCAGTCTTCTCTACTGGAGTCTCATGATGCCTATGTCACCCTCAATGCTCAGAACCACAGTGGGGAGGAGCCGCTGGACGACATATTGGAGGAAACCTTGCCCCTGCAGGTTCTCTTTGCCTCTGGAAGGACATCCTCTGAATCTCGATCAGACTTGGGCTCCTTCCAACAGAGCTCAGGATCGGGCTGCCTCTCGTCCCAGTCCAGTTTTGAGTACCCAAACCACACCTGGCCGCCCAAGGGCCCCGGGTACACCTACATGGCAGTGGCCGACTCAGGCGTCTCCATGGATTACAGTCCGATAAGCTCGAATAAGATCGATGACATTGGGAAGGGAGTTATCTATACCAATGAGTACAAGAACGAGATCCCTGCACACAGAAGACCCATAGGTACGCCCATCCACTTTGCATTCTGA
- the LOC120044593 gene encoding ras-related protein Rab-3D-like codes for MASVNDSRLQQQPAQKDAADQNFDYMFKLLIIGNSSVGKTSFLFRYADDSFTSAFVSTVGIDFKVKTVFRNEKRIKLQIWDTAGQERYRTITTAYYRGAMGFLLMYDITNQDSFNAVQDWATQIKTYSWDNAQVILVGNKCELEDERLVPTEEGQRLAEDLGFQFFEASAKDNINVKQVFERLVDVICEKMNESMGGDANLLSNHRSTSLQDSPPENHGGCGC; via the exons ATGGCGTCAGTGAATGACTCTCGCCTTCAGCAGCAGCCTGCCCAGAAGGATGCGGCTGACCAGAACTTTGACTACATGTTCAAGCTGCTGATCATTGGCAACAGCAGTGTGGGGAAGACCAGCTTCCTGTTCCGCTATGCTGATGACTCCTTCACCTCAGCCTTTGTCTCCACCGTGGGCATAGACTTCAAGGTCAAGACCGTCTTCCGCAATGAGAAAAGGATAAAGCTACAGATATGG GACACAGCGGGGCAGGAGCGCTACCGTACCATCACCACAGCCTACTACAGAGGAGCCATGGGCTTCCTGCTCATGTATGACATCACCAACCAGGACTCCTTCAACGCAGTTCAGGACTG GGCAACTCAGATTAAGACATACTCTTGGGACAACGCACAGGTGATCCTGGTGGGAAACAAGTGTGAACTGGAGGATGAGAGGCTAGTCCCCACAGAGGAAGGCCAGAGACTGGCCGAAGATCTTG GGTTCCAGTTCTTCGAGGCCAGTGCCAAGGACAACATCAACGTGAAGCAGGTGTTTGAGCGGCTGGTAGACGTCATCTGTGAGAAGATGAACGAGAGCATGGGTGGAGATGCCAACCTGTTGTCCAATCACAGGAGCACCAGTCTACAGGACTCACCTCCAGAGAACCATGGGGGCTGTGGCTGCTAA